The DNA segment GGCTTTGGAgacgttgtgtggtgttgagggcgttagaGACGGTAAGTggcgttgagggcgttggagacgccctgTGGTGTGGAGGGTGTTGGAGACGCCATATGGTGTTGAGGTCGTTGGAGTCGCCGAGAGGTGAACAGGGCGTTGGAGACACTGAGTGATGTTGAGGGCTTTGGGGATGCTGTGAAGTGTTATGGGTGTTGTAGACGGCGAGTGATTTTGAAGGTGGTGgacgttgtgtggtgttgagggcgttggggacgccgtgtggtgtttaGGGCGTTGGAGtagccgtgtggtgttgagggcgttggagacgcaggGTGGTGTTTGAATCGTAGGAGACGTCGTGTgacgttgagggcgttggagacaccGAGTGGTGTTGAGAGCGTTGAAGACGGCAAGTGGTGTTGCGGGCGTTgcagacgccgtgtggtgttaagggtgtaggagacgccgtgtggtgttaaGGGCGTTGGAGACACCGGGATTTGTTGGGGGCGTTGGAGACTTTGTGTGGCATTCAGGGCGTTGGAGACGGttagtggtgttgagggcgttgaaaACGTCctatggtgttgagggtgttggagacgccgtgtggtgttgagggctttgGAGACGCCGAGTTGTGTTGAGAGCGTTGGAAACGccgtgaggtgttgagggtgttggagacgccgtgtggtgttgaggacgttggtGACGTTGTGTTTTGTTGAAGGCTTTAGAGACGCCGTGAGGttctgagggcgttggagacaccGAGTGGTGTTGGGAGCGTTGGAGACGCTGTGATGTGTTGAGGACGTTGGTGAcgttgtgtggtgttgaaggcGTTAGAGACGCCATGAGGTGCTGATGTCGTTGGAGACCccgagtggtgttgagggcgttggagacgcagtgtggtgttgagggtgtttgagaccctgtgtggtgttgggggcgtGGGAGACTCCGAGTTGTGTTGGGGGCGTTGGTGACGCCGTTTGGTGTTAGGGGCATTGGTGACGCCATGTGGTGTTGAGGGGTTTGGAGACGCCCTGTGGTGTTGAGCGTGTTGCAGACGCAGTGTGGAGTTGAGGACGTTGGAGATGCCGTgtagtgttgagggcgttggagacgccgtgtggtgttgggggCGTAGGAGACGCAGTGtgctgttgagggcgttggaggcgCCGAGAGGTGTAGAGGGCGTTGGAGAAGCTAAGTGATGTTGAGGGCGTTGAGAACgccgtgttgtgttgagggcgtggagtcgccgagtggtgttgagggcgctGCAGACACCGAGTTATGGTGAGGGCTTTGTAGACGCCGAGTGGTGTTGAGtgcgttggagacgccgagtgATGTTGAGGGCGGTGGAGACGGCGAGTGGTGTTAAGGGTGTTGGGGACGTCGTGTGGTGTTTAGGGCGTTGGAGTCGCCGTGtgttgttgagggcgttggagacgccgagtgTTGTTGCGATCGTAGGAGatgcgtgtggtgttgagggcgttggagacaccgagtggtgttgagggcgttggagacgccgagtgGTGTTAAGGGCGTTGAAGACGCCGGGAGGTGTTGGGGGCGTTGGAAACtccctgtggtgttgagggtgttggagacaccgagtggtgttgagagcgttggagacgccgagtgATGTTGCGGGCGTTgcagacgccgtgtggtgttgagggtgtaggagacgaAGTGTGGTGttaagggcgttggagacgccgggaGGTGCTGGGAGCGTTGGAGACTTTGTGTGGCATTCAGGGCGTTGAAAACgtcctgtggtgttgagggtgttggagacgccgtgtggtgttgagggcattGGAGACCCCGAGTTGTGTTGAGGGAGTTTGAAACgccctgtggtgttgagggtgatggAGACGCCGTGTGATGTTGAGGGTGAAGGAGACGCTAAATGGTACTGAGGGCTTTTGAGACGCCGAGTGATGTTGAGGGCTTGGGGACGccatgtggtgttgagggcgttagaAACGCTGAGTGGTGcttagggcgttggagacgccaagtggtgttgagggcgttggtgaCGCTGAGTGgtattgagggcgttggagacgccaagtggtgttgagggtgttgaagACCCCGAGTGGtgctgagggcgttggagacgcggcGTTGTGTTGGGatagttggagacgccgtgtggtgttgagggtgttggtgcgctGAGTGGTGttggggcgttggagacgccgtgtggggTTAAGGGCGTTGGTGATGCCGTGTGGTGttggggcgttggagacgccatgtgatgttgagggcgttggagacgccctgTAGTGTTGAGGGCATTGGTGACGGCCTGTGGTGTTGAAGGCGTTGGGGACAccgagtggtgttgagggtgttggagacACCGTGTGGTGCTGGGGGCGTTGGAGACACCGAGTTGTGTTTGGGGCGTTGGGGACGACGTTTGGTGCTGGGGGCATTGGAGACGCCTTGTGGTGTTGGGGGCATTGGTGACGCCATGAGGTGTTGAGGGGGTTGGAGACgccctgtggtgttgagggtgttgcagAAGCCGTGTGGTTTTGAGGGTGTTGGAGACGCCGAGTGGTGTTGGAGGCGTTGGAGACGTTgtttcctggttgatacctggttgatggggttctgggagttcttctactccccatgcccggcccaaggccaggcttgacttgtgagagtttgatccactaggctgttgcttggagcggcccgcaggcccacatacccactgaagcccggttggtccggcactccttggaggaataaatctagtttcctcttgaaaatgtccacggttgttccggcaatatttcttatgcttgctgtgtgctgttgagggcgttggagtcgTCGAGAGGTGtaaagggcgttggagacgctgagtgatgttgagggcgttggtGACGCCGTGTTCTGATGAGGGCGTGGAGTCGccgagtggtgttgagggcgttggagacgccgtgtggtgttgagggtgttggtgcgctGAGTGGTGttggggcgttggagacgccgtgtggggTTAAGGGCGTTGgtgacgccgtgtggtgttggggcgttggagacgccatgtgatgttgagggcgttggagacgccctgTAGTGTTGAGGGCATTGGTGACGGCCTGTGGTGTTGAAGGCGTTGGGGACAccgagtggtgttgagggtgttggagacACCGTGTGGTGCTGGGGGCGTTGGAGACACCGAGTTGTGTTTGGGGCGTTGGGGACGACGTTTGGTGCTGGGGGCA comes from the Procambarus clarkii isolate CNS0578487 chromosome 25, FALCON_Pclarkii_2.0, whole genome shotgun sequence genome and includes:
- the LOC138368524 gene encoding uncharacterized protein → MPSTPHGVSNTLNTTGRFQRPECHTKSPTLPAPPGVSNALNTTLRLLHPQHHTASATPATSLGVSNALNTTRCLQHPQHHREFPTPPTPPGVFNALNTTRRLQRPQHHSVSPTPSTPHASPTIATTLGVSNALNNTRALNTTRRLHALNTTRRSQRPQHHLASPTPSTPLGASNALNSTLRLLRPQHHTASPTPSTLHGISNVLNSTLRLQHAQHHRASPNPSTPHGVTNAPNTKRRHQRPQHNSESPTPPTPHRVSNTLNTTLRLQRPQHHSGSPTTSAPHGVSNAFNTTQRHQRPQHITASPTLPTPLVSPTPCSPLGDSNDLNTIWRLQHPPHHRASPTPSTPLTVSNALNTTQRLQSPQQHSESPTPSTSLGLSNALKATQRLQRPLHNTASPTPSTSLSVSNDLFTSRRLQRPQHHSSSPTPPTPHGVFNTLNATRRLQHPKHYRVSPTPSSPHDVTNVPNTTRRLHCPQHYTASPVPQHNSVSPTPLTPHGVTKTLNTTRRLQHPQHHRMFPTPSTPLTVSIALNTTQSLQRHLHLSEFPTPLTPHGVPYTLNTTRHLQRTQHQSAPPTP